A portion of the Mycoplasmopsis mustelae genome contains these proteins:
- a CDS encoding DUF4116 domain-containing protein — protein sequence MKFKKLTLVLLGISSISVSAISCSTNSQKNLKDKNNTSGEIQQVPPQKMEEMNLENKNNPSDKTQQIPPQKMKEINSEEKNNNMSGKIQQIPPQQKMEEISPEKQTLLESINKNKYWLALENASEKLKNDKEVVLDAINQNGKAIKYASDNLKNDKDLALAAIKQNLKSFVYLSNKLKKDKDIINEAIKQVSSTYQGLQEKGLEKFLIWSNTEDLIMNENFAKHLLLNSEIDKATRGEIFKSQDIKKLLENKDFLLNLIESNNINITLYGKLLPEAIRNDKDFILNAIKQNVLIIDYINSSLKEDSDIVNILNDKNFWLEQIKKNIDISNLYKFIPKKLLEEKDFVLSLLKENISIYEWLNENQLYNDSNVKETINNKINVINSIKKHPSDTINFLFKSGSQLLSDNDIISTILSVPYFRLSKEAVNKKETQASRSLLNNFDFALSVVKKEPKNLDSFSNDIKNNKNIALEAIKRNPNSLHDISDSLKNDKDIILEAVKKDIDYLKIITDDQFSETFKPLNDYNLVFDLVNRYDGEALKYASDKLKDEKKIVLAAIRNNPEAIIYASERLRNDKELVLEALKQNILSVAFDLQDSPFAKDKEILDILNNKEIILKQVKLYFPVLNYASDTLKDDKEIVMEAVKQNWRALQFASSRLKKDKDILEEAISQNPQAVKLTIKE from the coding sequence ATGAAATTTAAAAAATTAACATTAGTTTTGTTAGGGATTTCTTCCATCAGTGTTTCTGCCATTTCCTGTTCAACCAATTCACAAAAAAATCTAAAAGATAAAAACAATACTTCAGGCGAAATCCAACAAGTGCCACCACAGAAAATGGAGGAAATGAACCTAGAAAATAAAAATAATCCGTCTGATAAAACTCAACAAATACCTCCACAAAAGATGAAAGAAATAAATTCTGAAGAGAAAAACAATAATATGTCAGGTAAAATTCAACAAATACCTCCACAACAAAAAATGGAAGAGATAAGCCCTGAAAAACAAACCCTTTTAGAATCTATAAATAAAAACAAATATTGATTGGCTTTAGAAAATGCCAGTGAAAAATTGAAAAATGATAAAGAAGTAGTTTTAGATGCAATAAATCAAAATGGAAAAGCTATTAAATATGCATCTGACAATTTAAAAAACGATAAAGACCTCGCCTTAGCTGCTATCAAACAAAACTTGAAGTCGTTTGTTTATTTATCAAACAAACTTAAAAAAGACAAAGATATTATTAATGAAGCTATAAAACAAGTTTCCTCTACTTATCAAGGTTTACAGGAAAAGGGACTAGAAAAATTCTTAATTTGATCAAACACTGAAGATTTAATAATGAATGAAAATTTTGCTAAACATCTTTTATTAAATAGTGAAATAGATAAAGCCACTCGCGGTGAAATTTTTAAGTCTCAAGATATTAAAAAATTATTAGAAAATAAGGATTTTTTATTAAATTTGATTGAATCCAATAATATAAACATCACACTTTATGGTAAATTGTTACCAGAAGCAATACGAAATGATAAAGATTTTATATTAAATGCAATTAAACAAAATGTATTAATTATTGATTATATAAATTCTTCGCTTAAAGAAGATAGCGATATAGTTAATATTTTAAATGATAAAAACTTTTGATTAGAACAAATTAAAAAAAATATAGATATTTCAAATTTATATAAATTTATACCTAAAAAATTACTTGAGGAAAAAGATTTTGTTTTATCTCTCTTAAAGGAAAATATATCAATTTATGAATGATTAAATGAGAATCAATTGTATAATGATTCAAATGTAAAAGAAACAATAAACAACAAAATAAATGTAATAAATTCAATAAAAAAACACCCTAGCGATACTATTAACTTTCTTTTTAAATCAGGAAGTCAACTACTTAGCGATAATGATATTATTTCAACGATCCTTAGTGTTCCATATTTTAGACTTAGTAAGGAAGCTGTCAACAAAAAAGAAACTCAAGCATCTAGATCCTTACTTAATAATTTCGATTTTGCATTATCAGTTGTTAAAAAAGAACCAAAAAACTTAGATAGTTTTTCTAATGACATAAAAAATAACAAAAACATTGCCTTAGAGGCAATAAAAAGAAACCCAAATTCATTACATGATATTTCTGATTCTTTAAAAAATGATAAAGATATAATTTTAGAGGCCGTGAAGAAAGATATTGATTATTTAAAAATTATTACTGATGATCAATTTAGTGAAACTTTCAAACCTTTAAATGATTATAATTTAGTATTTGATTTAGTTAACAGATATGATGGAGAGGCTTTAAAATATGCTTCTGACAAGCTTAAAGATGAAAAAAAGATTGTTTTAGCGGCAATTCGCAATAATCCTGAAGCAATCATTTATGCCTCAGAAAGATTAAGAAATGATAAAGAGCTAGTTTTAGAAGCATTAAAACAAAATATCTTATCTGTTGCTTTTGATTTACAAGATAGTCCTTTTGCAAAAGATAAAGAAATATTAGATATCTTAAATAATAAAGAAATTATATTAAAACAAGTAAAATTATACTTTCCAGTCTTGAATTACGCTTCCGATACTTTAAAAGATGATAAAGAAATTGTTATGGAAGCAGTTAAACAAAATTGAAGAGCTCTACAATTCGCTTCAAGTAGACTTAAAAAAGACAAAGATATATTAGAAGAAGCAATAAGTCAAAATCCACAAGCAGTAAAACTAACTATAAAAGAGTAA
- the gap gene encoding type I glyceraldehyde-3-phosphate dehydrogenase has protein sequence MKKVAINGFGRIGRLFFRRLLETNSNLEVVAVNDLTDAKTLAHLLKFDTAFGKLPCEVSAKDGAIVVNGKEIKVFAEKDPEMLPWGKLGIDLVVESTGFFTKREGAEKHLKAGAKKVVVSAPSDKDVKTVVFNVNHDTLTKEDKLISAASCTTNALAPMVKVLSDSFGIKSGFMTTVHAYTGDQRLQDAPHRDLRRARAAGSNMVPTSTGAAKAIGLVVKEALGKLDGSAIRVPLITGSLVDLTVLLEKQPTVEELNAAMKAAESETMKYETEEIVSSDIIKESHGSVFDSLLTSVKETPEGNLYKLFAWYDNEMSYVSQLVRTAVFFANL, from the coding sequence ATGAAAAAAGTAGCAATAAACGGTTTTGGAAGAATTGGTAGACTATTTTTCCGTAGATTATTGGAAACAAATTCAAATTTAGAAGTTGTAGCAGTTAATGATTTAACTGATGCTAAGACCTTGGCACACTTATTAAAATTTGATACTGCATTTGGTAAATTACCTTGCGAGGTATCAGCAAAAGACGGTGCAATTGTAGTTAATGGAAAAGAAATTAAAGTTTTCGCAGAAAAAGACCCTGAAATGTTACCATGAGGTAAATTAGGGATTGACTTAGTTGTTGAATCAACAGGATTTTTTACAAAGCGTGAAGGTGCAGAAAAACACTTAAAAGCAGGTGCTAAAAAAGTTGTAGTTTCTGCGCCATCTGACAAAGATGTTAAAACAGTTGTATTTAATGTAAATCATGACACTTTAACAAAAGAAGATAAACTAATTTCAGCTGCTTCATGTACAACTAACGCACTAGCACCTATGGTAAAAGTATTATCAGATAGCTTTGGAATTAAATCTGGATTTATGACTACAGTGCATGCATATACTGGAGATCAAAGATTACAAGATGCTCCACATAGAGATTTGCGTAGAGCACGTGCAGCAGGTTCAAATATGGTTCCTACTTCGACAGGAGCAGCAAAAGCTATTGGTTTAGTTGTTAAAGAAGCTTTAGGTAAACTAGATGGTTCAGCAATTCGTGTTCCATTAATTACTGGTTCATTAGTTGATTTAACTGTTTTATTAGAAAAACAACCAACAGTTGAAGAACTTAATGCCGCAATGAAAGCCGCTGAAAGCGAAACAATGAAATATGAAACAGAAGAAATTGTTTCATCAGATATTATTAAAGAATCACACGGTTCAGTATTTGACTCCTTATTAACATCAGTTAAAGAAACACCTGAAGGAAACTTATATAAGCTATTTGCATGATACGACAACGAAATGTCATATGTTTCACAATTAGTGAGAACAGCTGTTTTCTTTGCTAATTTATAA
- a CDS encoding ABC transporter ATP-binding protein, producing MNQNLKDPNDKKSNLLDLTETIEIQNNPNTEPTVLFKKNSDVRITRKNVYDFLDAEGGFSNLVVDRSIARILKRAANKKRPRDDHKDLKNTEDNIIEVKNVSKYYLSGNTVTRVLKNISLKIKKGEFIMIFGKSGGGKSTLLNLISGLDRPSRGDVIVCNENLPYLSDLKLTLFRRKNVSFIFQNYNLLQNLSGYDNVQTGAYLQKNPDAKLDIDQLFTEFDMEDVKSKYPSQMSGGQQQRISILRALAKNSDIIFADEPTAALDEKTTSIVLSYLYDINKKYGTTIVMVTHNPAIEAISDRIIHIQNGKIRRERYNKNPVHPNSLKWED from the coding sequence ATGAATCAAAATCTTAAAGATCCAAATGATAAAAAATCTAATTTACTTGATTTAACAGAAACTATTGAAATTCAAAATAATCCAAATACTGAACCTACTGTTTTATTTAAAAAAAATTCTGATGTTCGTATTACACGTAAAAATGTTTATGATTTTTTAGACGCTGAAGGTGGTTTTAGTAACTTAGTAGTAGATCGTTCTATAGCAAGAATTTTAAAACGAGCCGCAAATAAAAAACGACCCAGAGATGATCATAAAGATTTAAAAAACACTGAAGATAACATCATCGAAGTTAAAAATGTTTCAAAATACTATTTATCAGGCAATACTGTAACTCGGGTTTTAAAAAACATTTCTTTAAAAATTAAAAAAGGTGAATTTATTATGATCTTTGGTAAGTCTGGTGGTGGAAAATCAACTTTACTAAACCTTATAAGCGGTTTAGATCGTCCATCTCGAGGTGATGTCATAGTATGTAATGAAAATTTACCTTACTTAAGTGATTTAAAATTAACTTTATTTCGTAGAAAAAATGTAAGTTTTATCTTCCAAAATTACAACTTACTACAAAACCTCTCAGGTTATGATAATGTGCAAACTGGTGCTTATCTTCAAAAAAATCCGGATGCCAAATTAGATATAGATCAATTATTTACAGAATTTGATATGGAAGATGTTAAATCAAAATACCCATCACAAATGTCTGGTGGACAGCAACAACGTATTTCTATCTTAAGAGCATTGGCAAAAAATTCAGACATTATTTTTGCTGATGAACCAACCGCAGCTTTAGACGAAAAAACCACTAGTATCGTTTTATCATATCTATATGATATAAATAAAAAATACGGAACAACCATTGTAATGGTTACTCATAACCCAGCAATTGAAGCAATTTCAGATCGTATTATTCACATTCAAAACGGAAAAATTCGTAGAGAGCGCTATAATAAAAACCCAGTACATCCAAATAGTTTGAAATGAGAAGACTAA
- a CDS encoding ABC transporter ATP-binding protein, protein MEKLLEVKDLKVSFKLGHNKFISIVRGVDITITKGQIVGIVGESGSGKSVTSKSFLNINDNSVVSAEKMEISGIDLTKSNKESFWQSIRGHKIGYIPQDPLTSLNPTRKVGKQLLDALNKNNDWKTKPYSQKRKYLIELLDKFGIRNSEHVFDMYPHTLSGGMKQRVVITMVVALKPSLIIADEPTTALDPTVQASVLALFDEIRSSMNIAIILISHNISVVAKFCDYIYVMYAGKIVEKGTKKDIFTNPKHPYTWALISAIPENKEDRLYSIKGTPPDMNNLPLGDAFAPRNDYALEIDFIKEPPLFEISPTHSAATWLLHPDAPKIELTPELTSRLENFRKAFKDE, encoded by the coding sequence ATGGAAAAATTACTAGAAGTCAAAGACTTAAAAGTAAGTTTTAAATTAGGTCATAATAAATTTATTAGTATTGTGCGCGGGGTGGATATAACCATCACTAAAGGTCAAATCGTAGGTATTGTTGGTGAATCAGGATCAGGAAAATCAGTAACTTCAAAATCATTTTTAAATATTAATGATAACTCCGTAGTTTCTGCTGAGAAAATGGAAATCTCAGGGATTGATTTAACCAAATCAAACAAAGAAAGTTTTTGACAAAGTATCCGTGGCCATAAAATTGGATACATCCCCCAAGACCCACTGACATCATTAAACCCCACCCGTAAAGTAGGAAAACAGCTTTTAGATGCATTAAATAAAAATAATGATTGAAAAACAAAACCCTATTCACAAAAGCGTAAATATCTAATAGAACTGCTTGATAAATTTGGTATTAGAAACTCCGAACATGTTTTTGATATGTATCCACATACTTTATCGGGCGGAATGAAACAACGGGTTGTAATTACAATGGTGGTTGCTTTAAAACCTAGTTTAATTATCGCAGATGAGCCAACAACCGCTTTAGATCCTACTGTACAAGCTTCGGTATTAGCGCTTTTTGATGAAATTCGTAGTTCAATGAATATTGCTATTATTTTGATTTCACATAACATCTCCGTAGTTGCTAAGTTCTGTGATTATATTTATGTAATGTACGCAGGTAAAATAGTAGAAAAAGGAACTAAAAAAGATATTTTTACCAATCCTAAACACCCTTACACTTGAGCATTAATTTCCGCTATCCCTGAAAATAAAGAAGATCGTCTTTATTCCATCAAAGGAACACCGCCAGACATGAATAACCTGCCTTTAGGTGATGCCTTTGCTCCTAGAAATGATTATGCATTAGAAATTGATTTTATTAAAGAACCTCCACTATTTGAAATCTCTCCTACACATTCTGCTGCAACCTGATTATTACATCCAGAT
- a CDS encoding ABC transporter permease, whose product MWKYILQRIGFAIITLFIIVFIVYLLTAQYSENPFVNELNTQKGDSGINPTTLESKKIELFNKSVQYHFLPASWEGKYNQYRDIWTTYKLNSFIRFSYWISDLFTNKEHPFGLPFAEGLFSSTGAKSIPNLFFRNLKYSVIVTIPAFIISAILGILFGIFAGYKRGTWVDTVVNIFALIFIALPSFIIAPILISILTSAGVAPVVLKNTTGGVQYSTTKIIVSWLPPIAIVTLGSLSVYINYTRNQVITVLTSNYVLIAKSKGLSRTEIFFKYVLRNISIPLAAIIIPSYIGLLTGGIVIETYWQVPGTSFIITQSFPNGEINIIMFNTFFFTLLGVFTTILVDISYTFLDPRIKYSTKASTWMILLKATLRRNAEFKKLQSQKGV is encoded by the coding sequence ATGTGAAAATATATTCTTCAACGGATTGGTTTTGCAATAATTACACTTTTTATCATTGTTTTTATTGTATATTTACTAACAGCACAATATTCAGAAAACCCTTTTGTTAATGAATTAAATACGCAAAAAGGAGACAGTGGAATAAATCCCACTACATTAGAATCAAAAAAAATAGAATTATTCAATAAATCTGTTCAATACCATTTTTTACCTGCTTCATGAGAAGGAAAATATAATCAATACAGAGATATTTGAACAACTTATAAATTAAATTCTTTTATTCGATTTAGTTATTGAATAAGTGATTTATTTACCAATAAAGAACATCCTTTTGGATTACCTTTTGCAGAAGGTTTATTTAGTTCTACAGGTGCTAAAAGTATCCCAAATTTATTTTTTAGAAACTTAAAATATTCTGTAATTGTAACAATTCCTGCTTTTATAATTAGTGCAATTTTAGGTATCTTATTTGGTATTTTTGCAGGTTATAAACGTGGCACTTGAGTTGATACTGTAGTTAATATTTTTGCTTTAATTTTTATTGCTCTCCCTTCATTTATTATTGCCCCAATTTTAATTTCCATTTTAACAAGCGCAGGAGTCGCACCAGTTGTTTTAAAAAACACCACAGGTGGTGTTCAATATTCCACAACCAAGATTATTGTTTCTTGACTTCCACCAATAGCTATTGTTACTTTAGGATCACTTTCCGTTTATATTAACTACACTAGAAACCAAGTAATTACTGTCCTTACTTCAAATTATGTTTTAATTGCGAAATCAAAAGGTTTATCAAGAACTGAAATATTCTTTAAATACGTTTTAAGAAACATTTCTATACCATTAGCAGCCATTATTATTCCGTCATACATTGGTTTATTAACAGGTGGAATCGTTATAGAAACATACTGACAAGTCCCTGGAACATCATTTATCATTACCCAATCATTTCCTAATGGTGAAATTAATATAATTATGTTTAATACTTTCTTCTTTACATTATTAGGGGTATTTACTACTATTTTAGTTGATATTTCATATACATTCTTAGATCCAAGAATTAAATATTCTACCAAGGCATCTACATGAATGATTTTATTAAAAGCAACACTACGTAGAAATGCTGAATTTAAAAAACTTCAATCACAGAAAGGAGTATAG
- a CDS encoding OppA family ABC transporter substrate-binding lipoprotein: MNKKYRKFKLMLLPATATIATVAVACGNNQIKNYQNNPKKSGSSNTNPNVQYRSESDLQQIINPVGKYQETLGNQFSTQAKQGFYTRFVNSPYKENTFDWDKSSTYGSIQSFFSDAIVAKLVERVYFGNSKIEEKKIIDSQLNEVITRKIIQPTVSKFSLQLADAIILTVNGVDKVYDSDDAPLMKGPDLPDGSYSSNLINLQSDNSKSINSTQFLKDLKNTNKIKFRIRKNTKYINNKGELTKYNVRANDFRLGLLRTLTNTDTNYRLAHGGSNTLDELARQGYIVNGSTKFKQDASYVNTYLFDLYNVDFNKILDSNESVETNGNDEFFVIKQKSPNTPANFDLFFNSTLLYSYEMQPISTEYITEKSQNLSKLPYFFAHESNLTNEQKTKIREELLNVSGIAKETGAYWYANTPELTLYAGKYYFAGYNNNSFQASWKLNTNYWDKNYLNNPRRIKTFIEQHTNNPVSKDALPKYYFNNYKAGLYSTVSFSELEQSDKDIIEKDATTYGLRTTQSKNVKNQTGFIYPTLIPQTQDVSGSSNTINDAFAKLVYGNSLENIKAGKATNVVKAYTTGLGAEFMNILSAVINWNEVSRENLKPNPSIPWISGFAEDIKIRNNDNDKSLEFNTLRPYYDKLSTLFVVDSDTGEKVDLGGNLGNELQPSENSSTNKTAKEVYQSAAFPALKERFKKLLDKFFAAHTEFDTTEKQVVNLHFLSPYTNESAQNLGIYAGITEVYNSLDPRFKVTTSNTSVRKEIINYYSHSSIPWTRTGWGYDYNLVGSGFDGFTTYNGQLFNVFALILSDTEYKTKLSKSYPLIVKAAERFKEFIDNNNYKFSIPFNKLSNLGNKYTSNISVYMNSYKLNDQNNLVKLSEQEKNNYTNLGEITSKFWLWLNTSESTENDFNKANLLELIKEYRNLTGVNFTINGALKDSFAKILRNPNYVIPSTQDNPTNWTSVQVVVEK; encoded by the coding sequence ATGAATAAAAAATATCGTAAATTTAAATTAATGTTATTACCTGCTACAGCAACCATTGCTACTGTTGCTGTTGCGTGCGGAAATAATCAAATAAAAAATTATCAAAATAATCCGAAAAAATCAGGTTCATCAAATACTAATCCAAATGTTCAATATCGCTCCGAAAGTGATTTACAACAAATTATTAATCCTGTAGGAAAATATCAAGAAACACTAGGTAATCAGTTTTCAACACAAGCAAAACAAGGTTTTTACACAAGATTTGTAAATAGTCCTTATAAAGAAAATACTTTTGATTGAGATAAAAGTTCTACATACGGTAGTATACAATCATTTTTTAGTGATGCAATAGTTGCAAAACTTGTTGAAAGAGTTTATTTTGGAAATTCAAAGATCGAAGAAAAGAAAATTATTGATAGTCAACTTAACGAAGTTATAACTAGAAAAATCATACAACCAACTGTTTCAAAATTTTCATTACAACTTGCTGACGCAATTATTTTAACAGTCAATGGGGTTGATAAAGTTTACGACAGTGATGATGCACCTTTAATGAAAGGACCAGATTTACCTGATGGGAGTTATTCAAGTAATTTGATAAATCTTCAAAGTGATAATTCTAAATCTATTAATTCTACACAATTTTTAAAAGACCTAAAAAACACAAATAAAATTAAATTTAGAATTAGAAAAAATACTAAATATATTAATAACAAAGGTGAACTCACTAAATATAATGTGAGGGCTAACGATTTTCGCTTAGGTTTATTAAGAACTTTAACAAACACTGATACAAATTATCGTTTAGCTCATGGTGGATCTAATACATTAGATGAATTGGCTAGACAAGGATACATTGTAAACGGTTCTACAAAATTTAAGCAAGATGCATCTTATGTAAATACTTATTTATTTGATTTATATAACGTAGATTTTAATAAAATTTTAGATAGTAACGAATCGGTTGAAACTAACGGAAATGATGAATTTTTTGTAATTAAACAAAAATCTCCAAATACGCCTGCTAATTTTGATCTATTTTTCAATAGTACACTTTTATATAGTTATGAAATGCAACCTATTTCAACTGAATATATCACCGAAAAAAGTCAAAATCTTTCTAAATTACCTTATTTTTTTGCTCACGAATCTAATTTAACAAATGAACAAAAAACTAAAATTCGCGAGGAACTACTTAACGTGAGTGGTATTGCAAAAGAAACTGGTGCATATTGATATGCAAATACACCTGAACTAACTTTATATGCAGGAAAATATTATTTTGCAGGTTATAATAACAACTCATTCCAAGCTTCATGGAAACTTAATACTAATTACTGAGATAAAAATTATTTAAATAATCCAAGAAGAATTAAAACATTCATCGAACAACACACAAATAACCCTGTATCTAAAGATGCATTACCTAAGTATTATTTTAATAATTATAAAGCAGGCTTATATTCCACAGTATCTTTTTCAGAATTAGAACAAAGTGATAAAGATATAATTGAAAAAGATGCAACAACATATGGTTTAAGAACCACACAAAGTAAAAATGTTAAAAACCAAACAGGATTTATATATCCTACACTTATACCACAAACACAAGATGTTTCAGGATCTTCAAATACAATTAATGATGCTTTCGCAAAACTTGTTTATGGTAATTCATTAGAAAACATTAAAGCAGGTAAGGCCACAAATGTTGTAAAAGCATACACAACCGGGCTTGGTGCTGAATTTATGAATATTCTTTCGGCTGTTATTAATTGAAACGAAGTTTCCAGAGAAAATTTAAAACCTAATCCTTCTATTCCTTGAATTTCTGGTTTTGCAGAAGATATCAAAATTAGAAATAATGACAATGATAAATCTTTAGAATTTAACACTTTAAGACCTTATTATGATAAATTAAGTACATTATTTGTTGTTGATTCTGACACCGGTGAAAAAGTGGATTTGGGAGGAAATTTAGGAAACGAACTTCAACCTTCTGAAAATTCTTCAACAAACAAAACTGCAAAAGAAGTTTATCAGTCTGCCGCATTTCCTGCACTAAAAGAAAGATTTAAAAAATTACTTGATAAGTTTTTTGCTGCACATACTGAATTTGATACAACAGAAAAACAAGTAGTAAATCTTCACTTTTTATCACCTTACACTAATGAATCAGCACAAAATCTAGGAATTTATGCAGGAATAACAGAAGTTTATAATTCGCTGGACCCTAGATTTAAAGTAACTACAAGTAATACTTCAGTTAGAAAAGAAATAATAAATTATTATAGCCATAGTTCAATTCCATGAACAAGAACAGGTTGAGGGTATGATTATAATTTAGTTGGATCAGGTTTTGACGGATTTACAACTTATAATGGTCAATTATTTAACGTATTCGCATTAATTTTATCTGACACAGAATATAAAACAAAATTATCAAAAAGTTATCCACTTATAGTTAAAGCGGCCGAAAGATTTAAAGAATTTATTGATAACAATAATTATAAATTTTCTATTCCATTTAATAAGCTTTCAAACTTAGGAAATAAATATACAAGTAATATTTCTGTGTATATGAATTCATACAAGTTAAATGATCAAAATAATTTAGTTAAATTATCAGAACAAGAAAAAAATAATTATACAAATTTAGGTGAAATTACTTCTAAATTCTGATTATGATTAAATACAAGTGAATCAACTGAAAACGACTTTAACAAAGCAAATTTACTTGAATTAATTAAAGAATACAGAAATTTAACAGGAGTTAATTTTACCATCAATGGAGCTTTAAAAGACTCCTTTGCTAAAATTTTAAGAAACCCAAACTATGTTATCCCATCTACACAAGACAACCCAACTAATTGAACTTCTGTTCAAGTTGTCGTAGAAAAATAA
- a CDS encoding ABC transporter permease has translation MTSKDFNKKYNLSFNGIDTPFAKVSNQKNFVNVAGKPKKLVLEILKRYFKSWPSVLFLIIFLILLILSIVVTLTSSYSATQSVSKVVHLNLIGDKIGQQTDSSSIWSQKLPNQWADLQTLNKYMDNSTFQNYNNDFIKNYGGFFNKIITQKGNETILNRNNQLFIDPYKWYLNHSIYLVFQYSDIPNNLSQTQYQQLYQEALNANPQLHLGTFLGTTNTGVDVWTRSWIGTWKAIRLAIIVALLQTLIGVIIGAYLGFHIGTWIDTVIMRLIDIFSAPPTLIWLLIFVSLFGTTDLTLGIALVFIGWVGAVNGTRLFIITIKDSEFITVSKSVGASKLRLIYKHALPMILGKIATRFVASIPGIILAVSSLAFLGFFKNDNDVNLGEIINSAVGEAGNNFWTLLLPSLILLSLSVSLHFIALGVHDALDPKVIKTK, from the coding sequence ATGACTTCAAAAGATTTTAATAAAAAATATAATCTATCTTTTAATGGAATAGATACTCCTTTTGCTAAGGTTTCTAATCAAAAAAACTTTGTTAATGTTGCTGGAAAACCTAAAAAATTAGTTTTAGAAATTTTAAAAAGATATTTTAAAAGTTGACCTTCAGTATTATTCTTAATAATCTTTTTAATTCTACTTATTTTATCAATTGTAGTAACATTAACTTCTTCATATAGTGCAACTCAAAGTGTTTCAAAAGTCGTACATTTAAATTTAATTGGTGATAAAATCGGCCAACAAACCGATTCATCCTCTATTTGATCTCAAAAACTCCCTAACCAATGAGCGGATTTACAAACCTTAAACAAATATATGGACAACTCTACTTTCCAAAATTATAATAATGATTTTATAAAAAATTATGGTGGTTTTTTTAACAAAATCATTACTCAAAAAGGAAATGAAACAATTTTAAATAGAAATAATCAATTATTTATTGACCCTTACAAATGATATTTAAATCATAGTATATACTTAGTTTTTCAATATTCTGATATACCCAACAATCTTTCACAAACACAATACCAACAACTCTATCAAGAAGCTTTAAATGCAAACCCACAACTTCATTTAGGTACTTTTTTAGGAACTACTAATACTGGAGTCGATGTATGAACTCGTTCATGAATCGGTACATGAAAAGCTATTCGTTTAGCAATCATTGTTGCATTACTTCAAACATTAATTGGAGTAATTATTGGTGCATATTTAGGTTTTCACATCGGAACCTGAATCGATACTGTTATAATGCGTTTAATAGACATCTTTTCGGCTCCACCTACATTGATTTGATTATTAATTTTTGTTTCTTTATTTGGCACAACAGACCTTACTTTAGGAATTGCTTTAGTGTTCATAGGCTGGGTTGGTGCAGTGAACGGAACTAGATTATTTATTATTACTATTAAAGATTCTGAATTCATAACTGTTTCTAAATCAGTAGGAGCTTCTAAATTAAGACTTATTTATAAACATGCTTTACCAATGATTTTAGGTAAAATTGCAACTAGATTTGTTGCAAGTATTCCCGGAATTATTCTTGCAGTTTCTTCATTAGCGTTCTTAGGTTTCTTTAAAAACGATAACGATGTAAACTTAGGAGAAATTATCAACTCTGCCGTCGGTGAAGCTGGAAATAACTTCTGAACTTTACTTTTACCTTCTTTAATCTTACTTTCACTTTCAGTATCATTGCATTTTATCGCATTAGGTGTGCACGATGCTTTAGATCCAAAGGTAATTAAAACTAAATAG